TTCCAGAAGAGGACAGGACAGACAGCGGTGCTCATGTGCAGGGCCCAGCCATGCAAGTACAGGCTGCAGCCCCTTTTACACCCTGCTCTGTCTGCCCTAGTGTGCTCCTCCCGGCTCCCATTTCCCTGCACGTCCCCTCATGGGGTTGTATAGGTCTGTCCTGCACCCACCCCAGCGTGTGTCCTAGCCCACAGCTGTAGGAGGTGCAAGGCCCAAGCTGATCTCCCTGTGGCTTCTTGATAGGCCACCAACTGGTGTTGTGACTGCCCACATTTgatctcctctcttcctccttcatCATCTATCAGTCAGGTTTGTATCCCTGTGTGTTGTTTCCAGCTTCCTGCAGTTCTTTCTCTCGGCCCCCCTCCCAAGTGCTGAAGGGCTGCTTCTAGGGTAGGAAACAAGAAGGGAGGAGCTGAAAgctatgaaagaaaataagggCTGCTGTGGAAGCAGTGATGGCAGCTTCCCCAAGACCTCCATTGCAGAAGAGAGTAGAGAAAACAGCATGGCCCTGAAAGCAGAGACAGCgaacacagcagaggaaacaaagaaacaacctCCCTCTGTTTCTCAGGTTTCGCATGGCTTCCTTCACCTTCTCGGTCTTTACGCTGTAGGTTGGTGCATGGAGCAGAGGGAATCACAGCCCTGGAGAAGATGGACACCACTTTGTTGTGGGAGAAGTTTGCAATGGGGTGGGTATAGAGGAGGGAACGTAGCCCCCGGCATGATACAAGTGCAGGGAAGTGAGAGTGAGCAGACAGTGTCTTGTGTCTCCTCACATGTCTACATTCAGAGGGAGACCAGGAGCACCCTGCAGGAGCTCAAGGAGCACAGGAAAACTGGTGGTGCTGTTGTATTTAAGGAGCACAGCAGTCCAGAAGCTCTCTGCAGAAGGCAGCTGCATGACTGACAGCGAGTCCCAGAAGGAGCTGCGATTGTGTAGGGCTAGAGCAGTGCAAAGGAAGGGTGAGCGCCGCTTCCATGTATATTTCATCCATATAACCAAACCTACCAATTTCTGAAATTGCACGCATTAGCCCCAGACTAAGTATGCTTCATCTCCAGAGTTCAGCTCTGTTTCCTTTGAATCCCCCTGTGAGGTGGGCGTAGACAATACACGTCTGTTTGGCTTTCTGTGTGGCACCCACGGGGtctttccctcctcccacagcacagcaacaCCAGGACCCATGTTCCTCTGGTTCAGTACCACTTCTGCCCAAGGTTTCAGGCCCTGCATGACTCAGCACCAGGCCCATGAGTCACAGATGTATGTGAGGCATTGGTTTCCCCATGGGGAACCACTGTCCCAACCCACACACCACTGACACTGCACCAGCAGCAGATCCACGCAGGGCTGGGCCTGCACAAAGATGGCAGgatttctcagcctttctcctTGTGCATAAAGCTAATGCCATCCTTTTGAACTCTCTAGCCATGGGGAGTGCAGCTGTGTCCTGGCCtggagaggcagggaggggTGACTGCCACCATGCTCTTACACTCTGAATCCTGTGGTACAGAATTAAAGAAAGGATCCAAACTGTTGTGGGCCCATCCTTGTTGGGGACTGACATTGGCAATGAACTTCTTAGGGTCAGGAGAAAGAGGGCTTCAGATACAGAAGGACACATTTCAGCATGTGTGCTGTGGGCACTTCTGGgctgtttttgttctgtgattGTTCAGCTGTTCTCAGGTTCCTTCTTGCTCTCTTCTTGCCAAGTAAACATCCACCACACAGCTCTCTCACACCCCCTGCTGAAAGCAAGATGTTGGGAGAGAATGTGATTTAAGCTAAAGGGCTTGCAAGTATAGATAGGGACaatataattaaatgaaaaaggaagcaTAATTATAAAACTAAAGAGTGAAAAGTATTTGGAAACAAACTGAGAGAAAATTATACTCCACTTCCCATCAGCAAGTGATGTTCGTTGAAGTCTTTGGAAGCACTGACTTAGTATGCTCAcccctgtttttccttcccctttcacaTCTTTactgctgagtgtgacatcatccAGTacagaatatccctttggttggtttaggtcaggtgccctggtgatgtcccctcccaaCCTCGTGCCCACCCCCCACCTCCCGGCTTTGGGGGGCTTGGAGAGAGTCTTGATGCCGTGTCAACACTGCTCCACTATAGCCCCAATGTTGGTGTGATGGCAATGCTGTTCTAGCTCCAAGTGCTTAGCACAGCACTctaggggctgctgtggggaatgTTGAGTCTGTCCCACATAGCCCCAATACAGGCCAGTGCCCACAAGGGAGGAACATGTGCATGAACGTGACACAGTGTACAGCAAAGATTCTGGACAGCATTTGAGCAAAGCACATGGTTTGACGTGGTAGAGAGGGGAGGTGGACTGGGAGCCTTGCAGAAGGCGCTGGAGCCAGGGCTCTTGACAAGACAATGTCAGCTTTCTTGGGCCTTGCATTTAAGGCCTGAGAATTCCATTTGTTAGCCTGAGTAGCAGTGGCAAGGAAAGTGCTGGAGTGCCCCGACTGATCACTGGTGGGTGTCATGACAGAAATAAGCTTGCGTCATGTAAGGAGATGGTGtatgattttattcattttttttttgaagcaaaaaATGAAAGGCATCAAGTTATGGGAGTGAAGAAGGAATTCTCTATGTACAGGATCTGCACTGTGTGTCTTGGGAAAATCCACCCGGCTCTGTCCGATGCTGGTAGAAGGCAGGATCACCTGCACATGAAAGCATTCCTTTCTGTGTACATTCATCTTGTTATTCCTTCTAACTAAAACAGCCACTGACCTGTTGGGCCTTTCTTTTGTGATCCAGAAAGGGCCCTGCACAACCTCTCCCCCTTTACAGACACCCCTGGgtcagagcaggaggaggcaaaACAGGCCAGCAGGTTTTCCCTGAGGGCAGTGTCAGCAGGGTTAGGGtcacaggcaggagctgggtcACCTGTAgccaaaagggccccagagaGTCCCTAGGGAGTCACCCTGACTGAAAACATTTGCCTTTACTGGACTCTTCCAGCACGTGAACTGAGTCTTCTACCCACACTGACATGCGTTGCCTGGAAATACTTGGGCCTCCCTACCTGCCACTCAGGAGTTGCCTTCTCTGGGGAAAGGACATaaagcaggaaatgaaaagcagcatcACAGGAAGGCAACACACATCCCGTATCATTAGGTGGGATGTTTTGTATTCAAGAGCAGCTTGTCAGAAAATAGTCCCTGCTTCAAGGGATGCCTCTGGACATGGGGCAGCTAAGGCCCACTATAAAAGCCAGCCCAGCTCCATGCTCTCTCATCCACTTCTCTGGCCTTCTTCTTGTTGGGAACCAGGTGAGTGTGAAGCCCCTTCTTGTCCCCCTCATTCTCCCACAGGAGGACTCAGTTCCTTGGACCTTTCAGCTGCTATCAGCTGTGTGCCCTGCCAAATCTTGGGACTGCTGGTTGTGGGAGAGTCAAGGGGTAGAAGGTTTGTCATGGAGGAAGATTGGGCCTTTGGTGTGATGGCTCCTGTGCTGGAGCCTAGGGTGTATCCTGGCTGTGGTGGCTCTTTTTGGGCCCTGTCAGGATGCAGCCAAGAATGCCTCGCAcatccctgcacagcctccagCTCACAGTACTGCCTGTGCCTTGGATCTGTTAGGGTCTGGTAGCAGGCTGCTCCTCATGCATTTCCATGTTAAACTTCCTATCTGCCCTCTCTCCCAGGtgcacctcctgcccccagaCATGTCCTGCTACGACCAGTGCCGGCCATGCCAGCCCTGTGGCCCGACCCCgctggccagcagctgcaacgagccctgCGTCAGGCAGTGCCAGAACTCCACCATTGTCATCCAGCCCTCTCCCGTGGTGGtgaccctgcccggccccatcctcagctccttcccgcaGAACACGGCTGTGGGATCCTCCACCTCTGCTGCCgttggcagcatcctcagctgtgACGGAGTCCCCATCAACTCTGGGTGCTGTGACCTCTCCTGCATTACCAGCCGCTACTGTGGCAGCAGGTGCCGCCCCTGCTAAAGATGCCAGACAGTGCCCCAGACCAGGACCCCAGGAACTCACAACATGCTGCTGGCCAAAATGGATGGAAGAAAAGACCTCATGTTGTTGTTCTAAGAGGACCTGACCATCTCTGGCTTGTCCTGTAAAGACAGATAGGAAGGGGCCAGCCCGGAGTCTATGACAACATGACCAATGTCTTCCTATCCTGTTTTCTACAcgctctttttctttctttgctttcttgccCTCTCCTTTGTGTGAGGCCCCCAGAAACCAGCCTGGAGAGACCTGCTAGCCCCTCTCCCCATGTGGACCAGGTAGATTGATGCCCTGTTGCAAGTCTGCCATTGGAAAAGCTGAACAGATTtttgtctgctcctgctgtgctaCGATCTCGGGGCCTCCTCTTGGAGTgtcctcctttccctcctgaGCCTTGACAAACATTTGCAGCAACCCTGAGTGTGTCCCTGTGTGGTCTTTTCATCTGGATACTGATGGCCAAGGGAGAAAACCATTCCTTAGTGGGAAtaggctgggggcactgcctcaTTCCTCTAGGCACTGGAGGGTGGGGCATACTGCAGCAATTCCTCTTTCAGGCAGTGTCTCTTGAAGGTGAGGAAGACATCCCTAGTTCCAT
This portion of the Anas platyrhynchos isolate ZD024472 breed Pekin duck chromosome 28, IASCAAS_PekinDuck_T2T, whole genome shotgun sequence genome encodes:
- the LOC139999693 gene encoding feather keratin Cos2-3-like, which encodes MPLDMGQLRPTIKASPAPCSLIHFSGLLLVGNQVHLLPPDMSCYDQCRPCQPCGPTPLASSCNEPCVRQCQNSTIVIQPSPVVVTLPGPILSSFPQNTAVGSSTSAAVGSILSCDGVPINSGCCDLSCITSRYCGSRCRPC